In Humulus lupulus chromosome 7, drHumLupu1.1, whole genome shotgun sequence, the following are encoded in one genomic region:
- the LOC133792357 gene encoding uncharacterized protein LOC133792357: MTKLMMIVFVSVKMVKDCGLMIMGLEMEADPFGGSSDEGEQRPNSQSVEQENKSVRGRTWMSRNTKKRSEGHLTPVEYNEYGQLVGGSRSNVSSQLGSVVRATVSININSWKDVSVVDKNKIWDTMKKTYDLDPKQKQQMLKDAGKYFRNWKTNLTRVHVYDALKKYPNEFPPALPFGFENVITPDEWLAFVNSRLTPEWQRKREEMQNYRALNKYNHNLSRGGYVCIEEMLMEQSGKSLTELDRADLWSMGRRNAKGELIGEASEIQKNIDHYRQLQAEGKWAPDGPDDVLTRALGTPEPRGRVRAGGHGVSRSVYWNTPTPTSTKNKSKASSSNDDIRKEFEERFRKQEEEHRQQAQRLEERLQQQDELLRKLLAQQSGSGSNVGVPPAPSSYYVPDPPVPPAQASYYTPDPVVPQAEHHIVALQPLLQEGRACQLAIGSVSNIVASGTLIEREAGNNFQVMITSVLKNFNSDFFEAKNECRCSSIDNIVTSNNSSVMPSEEAFDIYTNIDVKAPASKKRGSRRHPGESSSDPSKKRARTEDPSTPTPSKDTTPPPAPCNTTPPAPCDTNPPEQSRNTRVEAILNTDYSSANDKLQKLSRHRHSQEAFNNIPTMKTNQILSRTLNEILSSVLTMSTGWRRSEESDAKHAEDIKACKERAKACEKKAKACEEQDELVASRQEVTELEGRVKLLGETNAERSNFQLLLLVLEEQSRGGLRLPP, encoded by the exons atgacgaagttgatgatgattgtatttgtttccgtgaaaatggtgaaggattgtgggttgatgataatgggtcttgag atggaggctgatccttttggtggtagttctgatgagggagAGCAACGCCCTAATTCTCAGTCAGTGGAGCAAGAAAATAAATctgtgagaggacgtacatggatgtctagaaacaccaaaaaaaggagtgaaggacatcttactcctgttgaatacaatgagtatggtcaactagtgggtggatctagaagtaatgtttcatcacagcttggatcagttgttcgagcaactgtgtccatcaacattaacagttggaaagatgttagtgtggtggataaaaataaaatatgggacacaatgaag aaaacttatgatttggaccccaaacaaaagcaacagatgttgaaggatgcgggaaagtacttccgaaattggaagactaatcttactagggtacacgtttacgacgctttgaaaaaatacccaaatgagttcccgccagctttgccatttggatttgagaatgtcataactccggatgaatggttagcgtttgtgaactcaagattaactcccgagtggcaaagaaagagagaggagatgcaaaattatcgagcactgaataaatacaatcacaacctctctagaggaggctatgtgtgtattgaagagatgttaatggaacaaagtgggaaaagtctgactgaacttgatagggcagatttatggagcatgggtcgtcggaatgcaaaaggagagctaattggagaggcctctgagattcaaaaaaatatt gatcattaccggcaactccaagctgagggtaaatgggcacctgatggccctgatgatgtgctgacgagggcgttgggcactcctgagcctcgaggacgtgttagggctggaggacacggtgtgtcccgctcagtatattggaatactccaacacctacctcaacgaaaaataaatcaaaagcctcttcttcgaatgacgacattagaaaggaatttgaagaaagatttcgaaaacaagaagaagagcatcgtcaacaagcacaacgcctagaagagcgccttcaacaacaagatgagctcttgagaaaattattggcccaacagagcgggtcaggatctaacgttggagtcccaccagcgccatcatcatactatgtgcccgacccaccagtgccaccagcgcaggcgtcctactatactccggacccagtagtgcctcaagcagaacaccacattgttgcactacaaccgcttttgcaagag ggccgagcatgccaattagcaattggttcggtttcaaacattgttgcatcaggtacactcattgaaagagaggcaggcaacaacttccaagttatgattacgagtgttcttaa AAATTTTAACtcggacttcttcgaggcaaagAATGAGTGTAGATGTAGTTCTATAGATAATATagtgaccagtaataatagctcgg TCATGCCTTCTGAAGAAGCCTTTGACATCTACACTAACATCGACGTCaaagctcctgcgagcaagaagagAGGAAGTAGACGACACCCTGGGGAGAGTAGTAGCGACCCCTCCAAGAAAAGggctcgaacagaggaccctTCAACACCAACACCTTCCAAGGACAcaacccctcctccagctccttgcAACACGACTCCTCCAGCTCCTTGCGACACAAATCCTCCTGAGCAGTCAAGAAATACTCGGGTCGAGGCTATCTTGAACACTGATTATAGCTCGGCTAACGACAAGCTGCAAAAACTGTCAAGACACCGTCATAGCCAAGAAGCTTTCAACAACATCCCCACCATGAAGACCAACCAGATTCTCAGCCGGACGCTGAATGAAATACTCAGT AGTGTTCTGACCATGAGTACTGGTTGGCGTCGCTCTGAAGAGAGTGATGCCAAGCATGCTGAGGATATCAAAGCATGCAAGGAGAGGGCTAAAGCGTGCGAAAAGAAGGCCAAAGCATGCGAAGAGCAG GATGAGCTGGTGGCCAGCCGGCAGGAAGTCACCGAGCTGGAGGGTCGAGTAAAGCTGCTCGGGGAAACAAATGCTGAAAGGAGTAActttcaactgcttctacttgttctg